The following coding sequences lie in one Zingiber officinale cultivar Zhangliang chromosome 2B, Zo_v1.1, whole genome shotgun sequence genomic window:
- the LOC122048216 gene encoding protein TRACHEARY ELEMENT DIFFERENTIATION-RELATED 7A-like, with product MAFRFPPPPSSRQPPTTPPPAPRQKNPPASHSHREPTASVEREPSAASGSHSQTVTAVSDLEPWPLPPPSPPPPPSVKAPPPPRQTPPPQRRSPPPPAPVALLVPPPPPSPNHTVVIVVVATLGGLFLLAFLAVAVFCFLHNRKKKKKKKATREGLAADVEGHVDGQQLHERFKKEAASDVGKTSRGSSRAIG from the coding sequence ATGGCCTTCCGATTTCCTCCTCCACCCTCCTCAAGGCAACCACCCACGACACCGCCTCCAGCGCCCCGTCAAAAAAACCCCCCTGCCTCCCACTCCCATCGTGAACCCACCGCCTCCGTCGAGAGGGAGCCCTCAGCCGCCTCAGGCTCCCACTCCCAAACTGTCACCGCCGTCTCCGATTTAGAGCCATGGCCGCTGCCACCACCAAGCCCCCCACCGCCTCCGAGTGTGAAGGCACCACCGCCTCCGCGACAGACGCCCCCGCCTCAAAGACGAAGCCCCCCGCCGCCCGCTCCAGTTGCACTGCTAGTTCCGCCGCCTCCGCCAAGCCCAAACCACACCGTGGTCATCGTGGTGGTGGCCACCCTTGGCGGCCTCTTCCTCCTCGCGTTCCTTGCGGTGGCCGTGTTCTGTTTCCTGCataacagaaagaagaagaagaagaagaaggcgacGAGGGAAGGGCTGGCGGCGGACGTGGAGGGTCATGTGGATGGGCAGCAGTTACACGAAAGGTTCAAAAAGGAGGCGGCGTCCGACGTTGGTAAAACTTCACGCGGTTCCAGCCGTGCGATCGGTTAG